A genomic segment from Desulfosporosinus sp. Sb-LF encodes:
- a CDS encoding LysE family transporter, which translates to MSKLRDITKVGRWEFVGLWVIFMTSLFMGFSGAIMPGPLLTITINESLHRGARVGPQIVSGHALLELALVVAIFFGLGTYITLPYVKGTIGIVGGLFLFWMAYGILKDLFHAAAALDLSGGIAEKGLSPWVAGITVTASNPYWFLWWATAGAGALMVAASQGVLGAVSFYMGHVLSDYIWYILVAFTIARGKELFTPMIYRIVLGVCGLFLVGLASYFVYSGTGFLLLFKS; encoded by the coding sequence ATGTCGAAATTAAGGGATATCACAAAGGTAGGACGGTGGGAATTCGTGGGATTATGGGTTATTTTCATGACAAGTTTATTTATGGGTTTTTCTGGAGCGATAATGCCAGGGCCTTTGCTTACGATTACAATTAACGAGAGTCTTCATCGCGGCGCTAGGGTGGGACCACAAATTGTTTCGGGCCATGCGCTCTTAGAGCTTGCCCTAGTGGTTGCAATTTTTTTTGGTTTAGGAACCTATATCACTTTGCCTTATGTAAAAGGAACGATAGGAATCGTAGGAGGTTTGTTTCTGTTTTGGATGGCATATGGAATCTTGAAAGATTTATTTCATGCTGCTGCTGCCCTTGACCTTTCAGGGGGAATAGCGGAAAAAGGTCTCAGTCCCTGGGTGGCAGGGATTACAGTTACCGCGTCAAATCCTTATTGGTTTTTGTGGTGGGCAACCGCTGGGGCTGGTGCTTTGATGGTTGCTGCTAGTCAGGGTGTCCTGGGAGCCGTTAGCTTTTATATGGGGCATGTTTTATCCGATTATATCTGGTACATACTCGTCGCTTTTACAATCGCTAGAGGAAAGGAACTTTTTACTCCGATGATTTATCGCATTGTTTTAGGCGTGTGTGGCTTGTTTCTAGTGGGGCTTGCAAGTTACTTTGTTTATTCAGGGACAGGCTTCTTATTGTTGTTCAAATCTTGA